Below is a genomic region from Acetomicrobium sp. S15 = DSM 107314.
ATCGCGGTTTGGATATTTCTCTCCTTCTTCATTTACATGGTCGCTGGCGTTATCGCCGACGAAATGGTGCCGCTGACGCAGCAATCTGCTATTGAGGAGATAGCCAAACACGAAGGCATAAGGTCCATGATAATGCGCCTTTCGCCAAGCGTCCTTTTGGAGGAGATCTCTTCGGCCATCTTGAACCCATCAATTCGGCTCTTCGGGATTGTCATGGAAAGCCAGTTGAAGGGGCTCATAGTTTCCCCCCTTTCCATTGGCCAGAGCTTAATGGTTGTATGGCCGCAGTTCGTGGCGTTGGTTGCCCTTTCTATAGTCTGTTTTGCGGTTTCCTATGTAGCTTTCATGCGGCAAGAGATTCGCTCCATATGAGAGGCGCGCAAAAGGCGTAAAAGGAGGAAGAATCAGGCATGGGCAAAAGTGCATTGTTGAGCTCTTTGGGTAGCGGTAGGGTTTTGGAAATAGTGCAATTTAAGGTTACGGAGGGCGCAGATCTCCTCGAGGCTATTGAAGAGGGTGTTAAGGCGAGCGGCATATCTTGCGGTGTCTTCGTCTCGGGCTTGGGGGCATTGAGGAGGGCTGTGTTTCGCAACTTGAAGTGGTGGCCCAAGGAGTTTCCGGTGAAGCCAGAAGATAGGCTCTACCTTACGTTGGAGCAACCTTTGGAATTGCTGTCGCTCAGTGGTTGGATTGCCCCACGGGAGGGGTCAGAGGAAGTCGAGGTGCATGCCCATTTTACAGCTTCTACGGTGATGAACGATACAGTTGCTGCGTTGGGGGGACACCTAACAAAGGGGACGATCGCAGGGATCAAGGTCATCGTAGCCATTGCCAAATTGGAAATGCCAAATGCGCGCGTCGTGTCGGACGAGAGTACGCGCAGCTCTGATATAGCCTTCGATTGAGAGTGCTCACAGAAAGGAGCGCCTGAGATATCAACTCTTGAGCTGTTCGGGTTGCTGTTTCTGTTCGGAATCGGAGGGGCTGGGGCGTGGCTCTTCTTGCGGCTGCGCTTGCCAGCCCCCTCTATATTGGGTTCCCTTTTTGCCGTAGCTTTGCTATGTCCGTTAGGGCTGAAGGTTGCATTCCCCACGGGCATTGTCTCTTTCTTCAGCAAGGTGACAATAGGGGCCTTTATAGGGCTTCGCTTTGATCGCAACTGCACCAAGCTGTTACGCGATTTGGCTTGGCCTTCTATTATTGTTTCCCTATGGATGTTGGGCACGTCTATAGGGTGTGGCATGCTGCTTTATCTCTTTACGGACCTTCCCATCTCCACGGCGCTTTTGGGTTCGACCGCTGGCGGTGTCGCCGAGATGGCGCTCCTCGCTCTCTCCCTTGGGGCAGACGTGGCGAGCGTCACCTTGCTTCAGACCTTCCGTCTCGTCGGTTCGATGTTTGTTATGCCTCTGTTGGGTGCCAGGTACGCTGGAAGCGATGGGGGCTCGCTCGACGAAGAGCTCCCACCTTGCAGCTCAAGCTGTGATTCAAGCGATTCGAGCCCCTGGAGATATATGACTTTTGTGGGGTTGGCTCTCTTAGGAGGATGGGCGGGCACGATAAGCCATGTTCCAGCAGGAAGCCTGTTGGGCTCTATGTTCTTTGTAGGCGTTTTTTGTGCTTTGGGTATACCCATGTGGTCCCCTCCGAAGATCATCAGGTCTATCGCTCAGACTGGCGTAGGTATAACCATAGGCTTGAGCATGACCGAGGAGACGTTCAGGCAACTTTACTTTATGTTGCCCCCGGTTTTGTTGCTCACCGGGGGCATGATAGCCTGTGCCGTAGCCTTGGGTTTTCTCCTCAAGCGCATCACTGGTTGGGACTTGGTGACGTGCCTGTTGTCGGCATCTCCTGCTGGTTTGACTCAAATGGGCGCGATAGCCGATGAGATGGGAGCTGACCCGTTGATAGTCAGTCTCATGCACACGGTGCGCCTCGTGAGCATCCTCATCGTGATGCCATTTTCCCTTTCCGCTCTGCTTTCTTAGCGAGACCCGAGACTTTTAAGCGGCCTTATTGAATTCGAAGCGGCCTCGAGTATCTACCGCACGGCCTGTACCATAATTACAGTCGCCGGGTTGTCGCCACTACGCCTCCTCTTGTCATCTTCACTACCTTGGCCTGAGTTGCTTGGGCATTAACAGTTAGTCAACTCGAAGAGAACCAAAAACGCCAACTTAGAATACATCGGGTAGGCTACATGGGAATAGGCAACATTTAACACCCGAGCGCCTGAGTCCAGACAAATAAATTTGAATGTGGGTTGTTTAACGAATATGAAAGGCTGGAGGTAACCCAAAGACCAAGCATGAAAGCGCCCGGCAAACTGGGGCAACTCCAATAATAACAAGGATTCTGACATCCTTTCTCCGATTTCCGCCTCTTGAAAACTCCTTGCGCATCTTTTGGTTTGCCGGTATTCTTTCTGTTGGGTGCTCTCTTCTATTGGGTTTTATGCATAAATCTTATACTGAACCTCAGGCCACCCATTTTTACAGAAAGTACAGGACGTAATCTAACCAAGGTTTCTAAAGATAATAAAAACGGTAGAATAGTGTGAATAGTGAAGCCGATTTGATATCTAAAGGAGGTTAATGTTGATGATAGGTAAAGAAGTATTGATGACGAGAGGAGCGCGCAAGGTGATTAAGATTTGCGCAAACGTATCCCAGGGGGAAAGGGTTTTAATAATTACCGATCCAGAGAGACTAAATATAGCAAACCTACTGATGGGTGTGATGGAAGAGGATGTTGAACCGGTGATGGCAGTTATGTTTCCCAATAAATATGATGGCCAAGAACCACCTGATATCATTGCCTGTGCCATGCTTGAGGCTGATGTTGTAATTATGCCTGTGACTAGGTCGATTTCACATTCCACTGCTGTTCATAATGCTCTCAATAATGGTGCGAGGGTTCTTGCTATGTCGGCTTTTGTGGAGGAACAAATGTATGTAGGCGGGATTCAAGCTGATTTTGTTAAGCAGAGACCTGAGTGTGAAAGATTTGCGGAACATTTTACCAATTCGAACAAAGTAGAAATTACATCTTCAAGCGGTACCAGGTTTACAGCTAGTATCAAAGGCCGCAACGGTAACGCTCATTCATGTATAGTAAATGAACCAGGACAATATTCGGCTGTTCCAAATATTGAAGCAAATGTCGCACCAGTGGAGGGAACCGCGGAAGGAGTAATTGTTGTTGATGGCTCTGTTCCAAATTTCGGTATCGGTATTGTAGAATCTCCCATCGCAATAAAGGTTAAAAATGGCTCTATAACAGAAATTGCTGGTGGCAAGGAGGCTGCACTTCTCAATAGTCTTTTAAAGGGACTCAGGGATTCTGCAGCCTTAAATATTGCACAGATAGCAATAGGACTAAATCCCGAGATAAGAAGGTTTAATGGTATTATGCTTAATGATCATGGTGTATACGGTAGCGTACATGTAGGGATTGGGACTAGTCATAATCTTGGTGGTGAGGTTAAGGCCCCGATTCATTATGATGTAATGATGGCTAATCCTACAGTATCTCTTGATGGTAGGGTAGTCATTGATAGTGGGGAAGTTGTTGGATAATATAAAAGAGACTACTTAAAAAATCACCTAACCACGGTCACCATATCGAGTTGTATCCATTTCTGGCATGTGGAATTAATGAAAGAGAAAGATAGCGGACTTTATGTATGTTGCTATGCGTAGTGGGTTTGCAATGCCGCATTCGTTATAGACGTATTTTATTAGATTTATCATAGATTGGCAGGTCTCGAGATCTTAGAGTGTCAACATAGGCCTGAAATTGATCCATCTATGCCGGTTTAAAATTGACCCACCCCAGCCTTCAACTAAGCATTGGCTTGAGAACTTTTATACA
It encodes:
- a CDS encoding aminopeptidase, encoding MIGKEVLMTRGARKVIKICANVSQGERVLIITDPERLNIANLLMGVMEEDVEPVMAVMFPNKYDGQEPPDIIACAMLEADVVIMPVTRSISHSTAVHNALNNGARVLAMSAFVEEQMYVGGIQADFVKQRPECERFAEHFTNSNKVEITSSSGTRFTASIKGRNGNAHSCIVNEPGQYSAVPNIEANVAPVEGTAEGVIVVDGSVPNFGIGIVESPIAIKVKNGSITEIAGGKEAALLNSLLKGLRDSAALNIAQIAIGLNPEIRRFNGIMLNDHGVYGSVHVGIGTSHNLGGEVKAPIHYDVMMANPTVSLDGRVVIDSGEVVG
- a CDS encoding PCC domain-containing protein: MGKSALLSSLGSGRVLEIVQFKVTEGADLLEAIEEGVKASGISCGVFVSGLGALRRAVFRNLKWWPKEFPVKPEDRLYLTLEQPLELLSLSGWIAPREGSEEVEVHAHFTASTVMNDTVAALGGHLTKGTIAGIKVIVAIAKLEMPNARVVSDESTRSSDIAFD
- a CDS encoding AbrB family transcriptional regulator — translated: MFGLLFLFGIGGAGAWLFLRLRLPAPSILGSLFAVALLCPLGLKVAFPTGIVSFFSKVTIGAFIGLRFDRNCTKLLRDLAWPSIIVSLWMLGTSIGCGMLLYLFTDLPISTALLGSTAGGVAEMALLALSLGADVASVTLLQTFRLVGSMFVMPLLGARYAGSDGGSLDEELPPCSSSCDSSDSSPWRYMTFVGLALLGGWAGTISHVPAGSLLGSMFFVGVFCALGIPMWSPPKIIRSIAQTGVGITIGLSMTEETFRQLYFMLPPVLLLTGGMIACAVALGFLLKRITGWDLVTCLLSASPAGLTQMGAIADEMGADPLIVSLMHTVRLVSILIVMPFSLSALLS